One genomic region from Quercus robur chromosome 4, dhQueRobu3.1, whole genome shotgun sequence encodes:
- the LOC126722190 gene encoding uncharacterized protein LOC126722190, which yields MDEVTSTETSSQEVPNAECPLWQYVTKVEKPPGAIVKKGGNTYFKCNYCGVVYLGSYSRVKAHLLKIVNKGIKACPNVTPSHRLEMQRMHDQVEKDKLKSEQRSRIPLPPPIPGHGPIPISPFRRQEGSDSTNLVDGKRRKVAGISPIEKAFQNATRYELDSRIVRMFYTGGLPFNFARNSYYRNSYAYAATHNIPGYVPLGYNALRTTLLQKERAHVERLLKPIKDSWLENGISIVSDRWSDPQKRPLINIMAVSDGGPVFIKAIDGLGEFKDKHYITEVLKDAIKEIGHEKVVQVITDNANVMKSARALIEGEYPKIFWTPCVVHTLNLALKNICAAKNTEKNEVTYEECSWITCIANDASFIRVFIMNHSMRLAMFNEFNPLKLL from the coding sequence ATGGATGAAGTTACTAGCACAGAAACTTCATCTCAAGAAGTGCCAAATGCTGAATGTCCTCTTTGGCAGTATGTGACTAAAGTAGAAAAACCACCGGGTGCTATCGTTAAAAAAGGGGGAAACACATACTTTAAGTGCAACTATTGTGGTGTGGTTTATTTGGGATCCTATTCTAGGGTTAAGgctcatttattaaaaattgttaataaaggTATTAAAGCATGTCCTAATGTGACACCGAGCCATAGGTTGGAAATGCAGCGAATGCATGATCAAGTTGAGAAGGATAAGTTAAAGAGTGAACAGAGAAGTCGAATTCCCTTACCCCCACCTATCCCAGGCCATGGGCCTATACCTATTTCCCCATTTCGGAGACAGGAAGGGAGTGATAGTACAAATCTGGTTGATGGTAAGAGGAGGAAGGTGGCTGGGATTTCTCCTATTGAGAAAGCATTCCAGAATGCTACTAGATATGAATTGGATAGTAGAATTGTTAGGATGTTTTACACTGGTGGGCTTCCATTTAACTTTGCAAGGAACTCATATTATCGTAATTCCTATGCATATGCCGCTACCCATAACATCCCAGGTTATGTTCCTCTTGGATACAATGCCTTGAGAACAACActtttgcaaaaagaaagagcTCATGTTGAAAGACTCTTGAAACCAATTAAGGATTCTTGGCTTGAAAATGGTATAAGCATAGTTTCTGATAGATGGTCAGATCCACAAAAGAGGcctcttattaatattatggcTGTATCAGATGGGGGTCCGGTGTTTATAAAGGCAATTGATGGGTTAGGTGAGTTCAAAGACAAACATTATATTACTGAGGTGTTGAAGGATGCTATAAAAGAGATTGGACATGAAAAAGTTGTCCAAGTCATCACtgataatgctaatgtgatgaaATCTGCTAGAGCTCTTATTGAAGGTGAgtatcctaaaatattttggacaccCTGTGTTGTCCACACTCTCAATCTAgctttgaagaatatttgtgCAGCAAAAAACACTGAAAAGAATGAAGTTACATATGAGGAATGTAGTTGGATTACATGTATTGCTAATGATGCATCTTTCATACGTGTTTTTATTATGAACCATTCAATGAGGTTGGCAATGTTTAATGAATTTAATCCATTAAAATTGCTCTAA